The following proteins are encoded in a genomic region of Campylobacter showae CSUNSWCD:
- a CDS encoding ArsS family sensor histidine kinase, producing the protein MRYSLTTKISVVFALAFSLVCILFYTFASIQLDNALEKIKNKQLNAINYLIASYEKSNPPSDLTNYFKNFGLTYVKSDKTVANVISSGKPVFAKQTQLGLFQSLLFQDSLYLQIKNPSFQILLESDDTKNINDPIWVGFILTTALLVSLYVSVMKSLMPLKKLSSDIRKFGAGNMDVNIAKPDSDDEIAKVAIEFDAAASKIRELLRSRQLFLRTIMHELKTPIGKGRIVSEMVQNSTHKTRLIAIFERLDMLINEFGKIEQLLSKNYALNYQESYFSNILDQARDMLMLDKFEEKVSVDIRRDILLRVDFGLFSLAIKNLIDNALKYADDKKAQVICDADGIVVRNLGQPLQNPIEYYMQAFIREKGSKSSGMGLGLYIIDHICRMHKFSLKYSYEDGFHSFKICTNPKESVEKRA; encoded by the coding sequence ATGAGATACTCCTTAACCACGAAGATTTCGGTAGTTTTCGCGCTGGCGTTTTCGCTTGTTTGTATCTTATTCTACACGTTTGCGAGCATACAGCTAGATAACGCGCTAGAAAAGATAAAAAACAAGCAGCTAAACGCGATAAACTACCTCATCGCTTCATACGAAAAGTCAAATCCGCCTAGCGATTTGACTAACTATTTTAAAAATTTCGGACTAACCTACGTTAAAAGCGACAAAACCGTCGCAAACGTCATAAGCTCCGGGAAACCGGTCTTTGCCAAGCAAACGCAGCTAGGACTATTTCAATCGTTGCTTTTTCAGGATAGTTTGTACCTACAGATCAAAAATCCTTCGTTTCAAATTTTGCTCGAAAGCGACGATACGAAAAACATAAACGATCCGATCTGGGTGGGTTTTATCCTCACGACGGCGCTTCTAGTGTCGCTTTACGTTTCGGTAATGAAGTCGCTAATGCCGCTTAAAAAACTAAGCTCTGATATCAGGAAATTTGGCGCGGGAAACATGGACGTAAATATCGCCAAGCCCGACTCCGACGACGAGATAGCCAAGGTCGCGATAGAATTTGACGCCGCAGCCAGCAAGATCAGGGAGCTTTTGCGCTCTAGGCAGCTGTTTTTACGCACGATTATGCACGAGCTAAAAACGCCGATCGGCAAAGGTCGCATAGTCTCTGAGATGGTGCAAAATTCTACGCACAAAACGCGCTTGATAGCGATATTTGAGCGCCTTGACATGCTCATAAACGAGTTTGGCAAGATCGAGCAGCTGCTATCCAAAAACTACGCGCTAAACTATCAGGAGTCATACTTTTCAAACATCCTTGACCAAGCGCGCGACATGCTGATGCTCGATAAATTTGAAGAAAAAGTGAGCGTAGATATCCGCCGAGATATCTTGCTGCGCGTGGATTTCGGGCTCTTTTCGCTCGCGATCAAAAATCTCATAGATAACGCCCTAAAATACGCTGACGATAAAAAAGCGCAGGTTATCTGCGACGCGGACGGTATCGTCGTGAGAAACCTAGGCCAACCGCTACAAAATCCTATCGAGTACTACATGCAAGCCTTTATCCGTGAAAAGGGCAGTAAAAGCAGCGGCATGGGGCTAGGACTTTACATCATCGACCACATCTGCCGTATGCACAAATTTAGTCTAAAATACTCATACGAGGACGGCTTCCACTCATTTAAAATTTGCACCAATCCAAAGGAAAGCGTTGAAAAAAGGGCTTGA
- a CDS encoding response regulator transcription factor: MINVLMIEDDPEFAQILSEYLSDFNIKVTNFEDPYLGLSAGVKNFDLLILDLTLPGMDGLEVCKEIRSKYNIPIIISSARSDISDKVVGLQLGADDYLPKPYDPKEMYARIMSLIRRYKKTNEVQEEVVDTLFRIDERRHEIYYNNESLTLTPAEYEILSYLIKQHSFSVSREQLVYNCKSLKDKDSKSLDVIIGRLRTKIGDSSKAPKHIFSVRGIGYKLIG, encoded by the coding sequence ATGATTAATGTTTTAATGATTGAAGACGATCCGGAATTCGCGCAAATCCTATCCGAATACTTGAGCGATTTTAATATAAAAGTAACAAATTTCGAAGATCCTTATTTGGGACTAAGTGCTGGAGTAAAAAATTTCGACCTGCTTATCCTAGACCTTACACTACCTGGCATGGACGGCCTAGAGGTATGCAAAGAGATCCGCAGCAAATACAACATCCCTATCATCATCTCTTCTGCTCGCAGCGATATCAGCGACAAAGTCGTGGGCCTGCAGCTAGGCGCAGACGACTATCTACCAAAACCGTACGATCCAAAGGAAATGTACGCGCGCATAATGAGCCTAATCCGCCGCTACAAAAAGACCAACGAAGTGCAAGAAGAGGTCGTTGATACGCTATTTAGGATAGACGAGCGCAGACACGAAATTTACTACAACAACGAAAGCCTAACGCTAACGCCGGCAGAGTATGAAATTTTGAGCTACCTTATCAAGCAACACAGCTTTTCAGTCTCTCGCGAGCAGCTAGTTTATAACTGCAAAAGCCTAAAAGACAAGGACTCAAAGAGCCTAGACGTCATCATCGGCAGACTAAGAACCAAGATCGGCGACAGCTCAAAAGCGCCTAAACATATATTTTCGGTACGCGGAATAGGCTATAAACTCATAGGATGA
- the dnaJ gene encoding molecular chaperone DnaJ — translation MEIDYYEILEISKNSDSETIKKAFRKLALKYHPDRNQGDKDAEEKFKKVNEAYQVLGDEEKRAIYDRYGKAGLEGRGGFSSGGFSADFDLGDIFNSFFGGGFSSGASSRKRSSDKYPLDLEIVLRIKFNEAVFGAEKEIDFTIKKPCQTCKGSGSKDGKTHVCPHCEGRGRISQQRGFMSFVQECPYCNGTGETVKDRCSDCGGSGYKEERQSVKVNIPEGIDDGMRMRVSEKGNVSSTGARGDLYVHIEVEADEHFVRHESDVYIEIPVFFTQAILGETITIPTLKGTTELKLPVGAKDKQQFVFDGLGVKNVNSKRYGRLVAQISIKTPKELNDEQISLLNQLQESFGIKAGKASYDEEEDKGILDKIKGWFKGEEPSDKGNKKGKKA, via the coding sequence GTGGAAATAGACTACTACGAAATTTTAGAAATCAGCAAAAATAGCGACTCTGAAACCATAAAAAAAGCATTTAGAAAGCTTGCCCTAAAGTATCACCCGGATCGCAATCAAGGCGATAAAGACGCCGAAGAAAAATTTAAAAAGGTAAACGAAGCCTACCAGGTGCTAGGCGACGAGGAAAAGCGCGCGATATATGATAGATACGGCAAAGCTGGACTTGAGGGCAGGGGCGGCTTTAGCTCTGGCGGATTTAGCGCGGATTTTGATTTGGGCGATATCTTTAACTCGTTTTTTGGCGGTGGATTTAGCTCGGGTGCAAGTAGCCGCAAAAGAAGCAGTGACAAATATCCGCTCGATTTAGAGATAGTTCTTAGGATCAAATTTAACGAAGCTGTGTTTGGCGCCGAAAAAGAGATAGATTTTACGATCAAAAAACCGTGCCAAACCTGCAAAGGCAGCGGTTCGAAAGACGGCAAAACGCACGTATGTCCGCACTGCGAGGGCAGGGGGCGGATATCGCAGCAGCGAGGCTTTATGAGCTTCGTGCAGGAGTGTCCATACTGTAACGGCACGGGCGAAACGGTCAAGGATAGATGCTCTGATTGCGGCGGTAGCGGCTACAAAGAAGAGCGCCAAAGCGTCAAAGTAAATATCCCCGAGGGCATCGACGACGGCATGCGCATGCGCGTGAGCGAAAAGGGCAACGTCTCCTCAACCGGCGCCAGGGGCGATTTGTACGTGCATATCGAGGTTGAAGCCGACGAGCATTTCGTACGTCACGAAAGCGACGTTTATATCGAGATTCCGGTATTTTTCACGCAGGCGATTTTGGGCGAGACGATCACGATCCCGACGCTAAAAGGCACAACCGAGCTCAAGCTGCCAGTCGGCGCAAAAGACAAGCAGCAGTTCGTATTTGACGGCCTTGGCGTAAAAAACGTAAATAGCAAAAGATACGGCAGGCTCGTAGCTCAAATCTCCATAAAAACGCCAAAAGAGCTTAATGACGAGCAAATCTCTCTACTAAACCAGCTACAAGAGAGCTTCGGCATCAAGGCGGGCAAGGCGAGCTACGACGAGGAAGAGGACAAAGGAATCTTGGATAAGATAAAAGGGTGGTTTAAGGGTGAAGAACCTAGCGATAAAGGCAATAAAAAAGGCAAAAAGGCCTAA
- a CDS encoding tetratricopeptide repeat protein, which produces MRPLQNGASNLTLKYKMNKFIFLAAFTAISLNAAKCDTGWLQKGCDAGDFESCDNLGLAYIGIKLEECDLDKNYEKAFALFKKACDGEYVRACVNLGVAYRKGEGVKKDEPKAAELYKKACDSGYLLGCANLGSLYEQGFGVKKDAQKAGKIWRKACEAKDGMSCFNLGVLYYNAMLGEKDVANAKNYLQKACAYGWKDGCDAAQAIEKAAKR; this is translated from the coding sequence TTGCGTCCGTTACAAAACGGCGCGTCAAATTTGACGTTAAAATACAAGATGAATAAATTTATATTTTTAGCCGCTTTTACGGCGATTTCTTTAAATGCTGCAAAATGCGATACGGGCTGGCTTCAAAAAGGTTGCGACGCTGGCGATTTTGAGAGCTGCGATAACTTGGGTCTTGCCTACATCGGCATCAAGCTTGAGGAGTGCGACTTGGACAAAAACTACGAAAAGGCGTTTGCGCTGTTTAAAAAAGCTTGCGACGGGGAGTACGTGCGAGCCTGCGTAAATTTGGGCGTAGCGTATCGCAAAGGCGAAGGGGTTAAAAAGGACGAACCAAAGGCTGCCGAGCTCTATAAAAAAGCCTGCGATAGCGGTTATTTGCTAGGTTGCGCAAATTTAGGCTCGCTTTATGAGCAGGGGTTTGGCGTCAAAAAAGACGCGCAAAAAGCGGGCAAAATCTGGCGCAAAGCCTGCGAGGCAAAGGACGGGATGTCTTGCTTTAACCTCGGCGTACTCTACTACAACGCGATGCTTGGCGAAAAAGACGTAGCTAACGCAAAAAACTATCTGCAAAAGGCGTGCGCATACGGCTGGAAAGATGGCTGCGACGCGGCGCAAGCGATAGAAAAAGCCGCGAAACGATAA
- the uvrC gene encoding excinuclease ABC subunit UvrC: protein MLIDEIRSLPAQPGVYQYFDKAGKLLYVGKAKILKNRVKSYFSFTPALAPSPKVSPRIHKMISEAVHLEYIVTPSEADALILENSFIKQLRPKYNILLRDDKTYPYIYVNLDDDFPRFEITRKIVRGKNVKYFGPYFRGARELLDALRLSFKLVQSKSALKATGAYLPYQIGYSEAPLISKISPADYAKVVEGAIAALNNPLSMLPKLVNLMSKYAQNENYEQAALVRDKINAIKDLDVKIEVDLAKLEDFEVFAVRAEQNLLCAVRFSVHGGKISGVYQNITNAKMSSQGDLNDAYKQIVLESFPAGAPVVSAKIYALEAFEDASLVEEILTARHGRKFSICVPKIGEKKRICEMALTNAQVFIQKYLKTHDDAFLDELKEYFGLACAPYTIETFDNSHMFGAAAVGAMVRFEHGNFAKEHYRHMHLSHANDYDQMHQMLTERALRFDKLSPPDLWLIDGGQALLDLASDIIASSGANVDILAISKEKIDAKAHRAKGGARDKIYAPGGVFTLPTGDRRLQFFQRLRDEAHRFAITFHQKTKRKEDLGASKLADAGVSAGSIAKLVKFYGSFEAIMTAASEEIEKVTNRSVAAKIEQLKESEI from the coding sequence TTGCTAATCGACGAGATCCGCTCATTGCCCGCCCAACCAGGCGTTTATCAGTATTTCGACAAGGCCGGCAAGCTTCTTTACGTCGGCAAGGCTAAAATTTTAAAAAACCGCGTCAAAAGCTACTTTTCATTTACGCCGGCGCTCGCCCCCTCGCCCAAGGTTAGCCCGCGCATCCACAAGATGATCAGCGAGGCCGTACACCTCGAGTATATCGTCACTCCCAGCGAGGCCGACGCGCTGATACTAGAAAACTCCTTCATCAAGCAGCTAAGGCCCAAATACAACATCTTGCTGCGTGACGACAAGACTTATCCCTACATCTACGTAAATTTGGATGACGATTTCCCGCGCTTTGAGATCACGCGAAAGATCGTCCGAGGCAAAAACGTCAAGTATTTTGGCCCCTATTTTCGCGGCGCGCGCGAGCTTTTAGATGCGCTAAGGCTGAGCTTTAAACTCGTGCAAAGCAAAAGCGCGCTCAAAGCCACGGGAGCGTACTTGCCCTATCAGATCGGTTACTCAGAAGCCCCGCTCATCAGCAAAATTTCGCCCGCAGACTACGCCAAGGTCGTAGAGGGCGCGATCGCAGCGCTAAACAATCCTCTTTCTATGCTGCCAAAGCTCGTAAATTTGATGAGCAAATACGCCCAAAACGAAAACTACGAGCAAGCCGCCCTCGTGCGCGATAAAATCAACGCTATCAAAGACCTAGACGTCAAAATCGAGGTCGATCTGGCTAAGCTTGAGGACTTTGAGGTTTTTGCAGTGCGTGCTGAGCAAAATTTGCTTTGTGCGGTGCGTTTTAGCGTGCACGGCGGCAAGATCAGCGGCGTGTATCAAAATATCACGAACGCCAAGATGAGCTCGCAAGGCGATCTAAACGACGCGTATAAGCAAATCGTTTTAGAGAGCTTTCCAGCTGGCGCGCCCGTCGTGAGCGCGAAAATTTACGCACTCGAAGCATTTGAGGACGCAAGTCTAGTAGAGGAGATCTTGACCGCTCGCCACGGCCGTAAATTTAGCATCTGTGTCCCTAAAATCGGCGAGAAAAAGCGCATCTGCGAGATGGCGCTAACAAACGCGCAAGTCTTTATCCAAAAGTACCTAAAAACCCACGACGACGCGTTTTTGGACGAGCTAAAGGAGTATTTCGGCTTAGCCTGCGCGCCGTACACCATCGAGACCTTCGACAACTCGCATATGTTCGGCGCGGCCGCAGTCGGCGCGATGGTGCGCTTTGAGCACGGCAACTTCGCCAAGGAGCACTACCGCCACATGCACCTCTCTCACGCAAACGACTACGATCAGATGCACCAGATGCTTACAGAGCGCGCTTTGCGGTTTGATAAGCTTAGCCCACCCGATCTCTGGCTCATCGACGGCGGCCAGGCGCTGCTAGACCTCGCCTCGGACATCATCGCTAGTAGTGGCGCAAACGTCGATATACTCGCCATCTCAAAAGAAAAAATAGACGCCAAAGCCCACCGCGCAAAAGGCGGCGCGAGGGATAAAATTTACGCTCCGGGCGGCGTTTTTACGCTACCAACGGGCGACAGACGACTTCAGTTTTTCCAGCGCCTTCGCGACGAGGCGCACCGATTTGCGATTACCTTTCATCAAAAAACCAAGCGCAAAGAGGATCTGGGCGCTAGCAAGCTAGCAGACGCGGGCGTATCGGCGGGCAGTATCGCAAAGCTAGTTAAATTTTACGGCAGCTTTGAAGCTATAATGACCGCAGCGAGCGAAGAGATCGAAAAGGTGACGAATAGGAGCGTGGCGGCTAAGATCGAGCAACTAAAAGAGAGTGAAATTTGA
- the nhaD gene encoding sodium:proton antiporter NhaD: MKIVGLLGLFFALAFGSGDAAGEALNLTTTWVGIASLIIFVVGYFFIATEENFHIDKAKPAIFIGTFMFLLIGFYMLANGLDVHLLQNEVNHLILEISQIVFFLMVAMTYIEALIERDVFNALKYNLVSKGYTYKRLFWLTGALAFFISPVADNLTTALILSTVLLTIDKTNTNFLVAGAINIVVAANAGGAWSPFGDITTLMAWAAGKAPFIDFFALFPASFIGWLVTAFLLVRIVPAGSPHFDPATEPKVTIKKGGKVVIGLGAFTIFSAVMMHQLFHLPAMWGMMFGFSLLSIYTYIYKKTNKNEEPMHVFHYMSKIENNTLFFFFGILAAVGALHFVGFLNYAVSLYDKFGATTVNIGVGFLSAIVDNVPVMSAVLKANPMMGADVGENLSQWLLVTLTAGIGGSMISFGSAAGVGVMGKLKGIYTFGAHMKYAWTVVVGYIVSVVVWYIQFEIFHLYF; encoded by the coding sequence ATGAAGATCGTCGGACTTTTGGGTCTGTTTTTCGCTTTAGCCTTCGGTAGCGGCGACGCTGCGGGCGAGGCTTTAAATCTAACGACTACGTGGGTGGGTATCGCGAGCCTCATAATTTTCGTCGTGGGATATTTTTTCATCGCTACGGAGGAAAATTTTCACATCGATAAGGCTAAGCCGGCTATATTTATCGGCACTTTTATGTTTCTGCTCATCGGCTTTTATATGCTAGCAAACGGCCTAGATGTGCATTTGTTGCAAAATGAGGTAAATCACCTGATTTTAGAGATTTCGCAGATCGTATTTTTCCTCATGGTCGCGATGACATATATCGAGGCGCTTATCGAACGTGACGTGTTTAACGCGCTAAAATACAACCTCGTCTCAAAGGGCTACACGTATAAAAGACTCTTTTGGCTAACGGGCGCTTTGGCGTTTTTCATTAGCCCCGTCGCCGATAACCTAACTACGGCCCTTATCCTTTCTACTGTTCTTTTAACGATAGATAAGACCAATACGAATTTCCTAGTCGCAGGTGCGATAAACATCGTCGTAGCCGCAAACGCAGGCGGCGCATGGAGTCCGTTTGGCGATATCACGACTCTGATGGCGTGGGCTGCGGGCAAGGCTCCTTTTATCGACTTTTTCGCACTTTTCCCTGCTTCATTTATCGGCTGGCTAGTTACGGCGTTTTTACTAGTGCGCATAGTGCCCGCTGGTAGCCCGCACTTTGACCCGGCCACAGAGCCTAAAGTAACCATCAAAAAAGGTGGTAAAGTCGTTATCGGACTTGGCGCATTTACGATATTTTCGGCTGTTATGATGCACCAGCTTTTCCATTTGCCTGCGATGTGGGGCATGATGTTTGGCTTCTCACTTCTTAGCATTTACACCTACATCTACAAAAAAACAAACAAAAACGAAGAGCCTATGCATGTCTTTCACTATATGTCAAAGATCGAAAACAACACGCTTTTCTTCTTCTTCGGCATCCTTGCGGCCGTCGGCGCGCTACACTTCGTCGGATTTTTAAACTACGCCGTTTCGCTTTATGATAAATTTGGCGCTACGACCGTAAATATCGGCGTTGGCTTCCTCTCTGCTATCGTGGATAACGTCCCTGTTATGTCTGCCGTGCTAAAAGCAAATCCTATGATGGGCGCGGATGTGGGCGAAAATTTAAGTCAGTGGCTGCTAGTTACCTTGACTGCCGGTATCGGCGGATCGATGATAAGCTTTGGTTCGGCTGCGGGCGTTGGCGTTATGGGCAAACTAAAAGGCATCTATACCTTCGGCGCGCATATGAAATACGCTTGGACCGTGGTTGTCGGCTATATCGTATCGGTCGTGGTCTGGTACATACAGTTTGAAATTTTTCATTTATATTTTTAA
- the guaA gene encoding glutamine-hydrolyzing GMP synthase yields MNNTIIVLDFGSQYTQLIARRLREQGVYTEILPFNAKVEEIKAKKPKGIILSGGPASVYAPDAYFCDEGVFKLKLPILGICYGMQLLAHKFGAEVAPASHKEYGKASLNALKSHPLFTDTPEKQTVWMSHSDLVKNLPNGFEAIATSENSPYCVFGDEKRKFYALQFHPEVQHSEFGTQILKNFAKYICGCESTWNMGGFAKTQIAKIKETVGNKKVLCAVSGGVDSSVTAALLAAAIPQNLILVFVDNGLLRTGEREQVEATFRTKLGVELVSIDASKTFLERLAGVTDPEKKRKIIGETFIEIFEKEAKKHDNVKFLAQGTLYTDIIESSVVGSSKTIKSHHNVGGLPDWMSFELIEPLREIFKDEVRQLGLELGLSRELVFRHPFPGPGLAIRIMGEVNTPSLELLRKADVILRDELKSSGWYNKTWQAFCVLLNVHSVGVMGDNRTYENAVCIRVVDASDGMTASFSRLPYDLLENVSRRIINEVDGINRVAYDISSKPPATIEWE; encoded by the coding sequence ATGAATAATACGATAATAGTTTTGGATTTTGGCTCGCAGTACACCCAGCTCATCGCTAGACGCCTGCGCGAGCAAGGCGTTTATACTGAGATTTTGCCTTTTAACGCTAAGGTCGAGGAGATCAAGGCTAAAAAACCAAAAGGCATAATCCTAAGCGGCGGTCCAGCTAGCGTTTATGCGCCGGATGCGTATTTTTGCGACGAGGGCGTTTTTAAGCTAAAGTTGCCGATTTTAGGCATTTGCTACGGCATGCAGCTTTTGGCGCATAAATTCGGCGCCGAAGTCGCTCCTGCCTCTCACAAAGAGTACGGCAAGGCAAGCCTAAACGCTCTAAAATCTCATCCGCTCTTTACTGATACGCCTGAAAAGCAAACCGTCTGGATGAGCCACTCTGACCTCGTAAAAAATTTGCCAAACGGCTTTGAAGCGATCGCGACGAGCGAAAATTCGCCTTACTGCGTATTCGGCGACGAAAAGCGCAAATTTTACGCGTTGCAGTTTCACCCGGAGGTGCAGCACAGCGAGTTTGGCACTCAAATTTTAAAAAATTTCGCCAAATATATCTGCGGCTGCGAAAGCACGTGGAATATGGGCGGCTTTGCTAAAACCCAGATCGCTAAGATCAAAGAAACCGTCGGCAACAAAAAAGTCCTTTGCGCCGTTAGCGGAGGTGTAGATAGCTCCGTCACCGCTGCGCTTTTGGCCGCTGCGATACCGCAAAATTTGATCCTGGTTTTCGTCGATAACGGACTACTTAGAACGGGCGAGCGCGAGCAGGTCGAGGCGACCTTTAGAACAAAGCTTGGCGTGGAGCTAGTTAGCATAGACGCGAGTAAAACTTTCCTAGAAAGGCTAGCAGGCGTAACCGATCCAGAGAAAAAACGCAAGATAATCGGCGAAACTTTCATCGAAATCTTTGAAAAAGAGGCCAAAAAGCACGATAACGTTAAATTTTTAGCCCAAGGCACGCTTTATACCGACATCATCGAAAGCTCGGTCGTGGGATCTAGCAAGACGATCAAAAGCCACCACAACGTGGGCGGACTGCCTGATTGGATGAGCTTCGAGCTGATCGAGCCTTTAAGAGAAATCTTTAAAGACGAAGTACGTCAGCTAGGCCTTGAACTTGGCCTTTCGCGAGAGCTCGTGTTTCGCCATCCATTCCCTGGACCAGGCCTTGCGATCCGCATAATGGGCGAGGTAAATACGCCAAGCCTTGAGCTACTACGCAAAGCCGACGTAATCCTGCGCGACGAGCTAAAATCAAGTGGCTGGTACAACAAAACGTGGCAGGCATTTTGCGTACTGCTAAACGTGCATTCTGTGGGCGTCATGGGTGATAACCGCACCTATGAAAACGCCGTGTGCATACGCGTAGTGGACGCTAGCGACGGCATGACGGCTAGCTTCTCGCGCCTGCCGTACGACCTGCTAGAAAACGTCTCACGCCGCATCATAAACGAAGTAGACGGCATCAACCGCGTAGCTTACGACATCTCGAGCAAACCGCCTGCAACGATAGAGTGGGAGTAA
- a CDS encoding cupin domain-containing protein, translated as MSKIYNLNADTKVIAKSVVSKRIFDCENAHVDVFAFDTGEELDHEMLFCDSLAWVVEGGASLHYGEKQMRLGDEQACLIEKKVWRKLVFNEPTKYVLIDFKEDLMIDHLPKAAIFSLVDAVEYEEGKIVSKTLVKNESGSMSLLSFSKDQQLSTHAAPGDALLVALDGEMKLTIGDEHFDIKKGDTIVLPGKIPHGLKIPEKFKMLLIVTKDKM; from the coding sequence ATGAGTAAAATTTACAATTTAAACGCCGACACGAAAGTGATCGCAAAAAGCGTCGTTAGCAAGAGAATTTTTGATTGCGAGAACGCTCACGTCGATGTGTTTGCCTTTGACACTGGCGAGGAGCTAGATCACGAGATGCTATTTTGCGACAGCCTTGCGTGGGTCGTAGAGGGCGGCGCGAGCTTGCACTACGGCGAAAAGCAGATGCGCTTAGGCGACGAACAGGCCTGCCTGATAGAGAAAAAAGTATGGCGAAAACTAGTTTTCAACGAACCAACGAAATACGTCTTAATCGATTTTAAGGAGGACTTAATGATAGATCATTTACCTAAGGCGGCTATTTTTAGCCTAGTGGATGCGGTCGAATACGAAGAAGGCAAAATCGTGAGCAAAACGCTCGTCAAAAACGAAAGCGGCTCGATGTCGCTGCTGTCATTTTCAAAAGACCAACAGCTCTCCACTCACGCGGCTCCGGGCGACGCTCTTTTGGTCGCGCTTGACGGCGAGATGAAGCTAACCATCGGCGATGAGCATTTTGATATCAAAAAGGGCGATACTATCGTGCTTCCAGGCAAAATCCCGCACGGACTAAAGATACCGGAAAAATTTAAAATGTTACTCATCGTAACAAAAGATAAGATGTAG